CGAAGAGGCTGCCCGGCGTGCACGGGAAGCGGAAATCGCTGCGGAAAAAGCGGCGGCTGACGCGACGGCGCGCGAACGGAAAGCCGAAGCCGAAAAAGCCGCTCAAGCGCTTGCAGCGCAAAAGCAAAGAGAAGCGGCCGCACGCAAAGCAGCCGAAGAAGAACTTGCGCGCAAAAATCGCGCGATTCAAAGAGAAATCGACGGCGTAAACGGCGAAATCGCGCAGGGCAAATCCGATTTGACGGCAAATAAAATCGACTCCGCCCTCAATCATTTCGGCAAAGCGCAAAAGATGCTGCCGATTTCCGCAGGCGAACCGCTTTTTTCAGGCAGCAAAAATTCCGAAATGGCAAGCGCCCTTTACGAAGCTTTACAAAACGCGGCATCGGATGCCGATAAAAAAAGACTCCGTGATGCGGCCGTACGCTACGCCGAAGAAGCGATCCGAAAAACGCCGAACGATGCCGCAGCTCACTACGTGCTCGGTATGACGGCGATGGATGTAAAAAATTATCCGAAAGCGCTCGACGAACTTTCCAAAGCGGTGCAGAACGATCCATCGAATGCCCTCTATCACTATAATCTCGGACGGGTGCAGTACCTTTCACGCCGCTACAGCGACGCGCGTTCGTCGTTTCAGAAGAGCGTCGATTTGGACGGACGCTTTGCGCCGGCGCAATACAATCTCGGTCTTGCAAATTTGAGAATCGGAAACGAAGCCGAAGCGCTGTCGTCATTCCGCCGCGCACGGACGACCGATCCGAATTACGAAAAAGCCTATCTCGAAGAAGCACGCCTTCTTTCAAAACAAGGCGATCGAAACGGTGCCGTCAAAGCCTACAACGCCGTACTCCGTATTAACGATGTGAACGGCAACGCGCTGCGCGAACTCGGCTCCGAATACTACGCGATGGAAAGTTATGCCGCATCCGAAAACTGTTACCGCCGCGCCCTCGCGCTTTTGAGTCCGACGGAAGAAGACCCGACGACGTATTACAATCTTTCGGCGACGCTGTATGCGGAGCGTAAAGATGCCGAAGCTATCACCTATGCAAAACGCGCGTACGCTTCGAAGTCGTCGCTCGGCAATACCGCGCAAGCGAATGTCGTATACAATTACGCGCTTATGCTGCAGGAATCGGGAAAATCCGAAGAAGCGATTCCGCTCTACCTTGAAGCGCTGCGATTGAATCCCGATCACGAAAAATCGAAAATCAATCTCGGAAGAATGTACCTCGAAATGAATCCGCCCGACGTCGATACGGCGCTCCGGCTTTTCAAGCAGGCGTACGATGCGGACAATAAAAGTTTCGAAGCGAACAATAATCTCGGAAGCGCATATCTCGCAAAAAAAGATTATAAAAATGCGATTAAGTTTTATCAAAATGCGCTGCGTCTCGATCCGTCAAACAATACGGTGCGCTCGAATCTCGCGCAAACCTATGCAAGCGACGGTCAGTTCGACAACGCGAAAACGACGTATACCGAGTTGATCAGGCGCGACGGAACGAATTGGGATGCCTATGTGGAGCTTGGAAAAGTATGTATGTCGACGGGAGACGTTGCGGGTGCGGAACGCTATTTGAGCGAAGTGCAGACTAAGAGGCCGAATCACCGCCGTGCCGAAGTGACGGAGCTTTTGTCGGCGCTTCGAAGCGGCGGTTTTCAGGCAAAATAGCAAGCGGGCATTTAGGGAAGTGCTGATAAAAGCGAGGTGCGCATTTAATCAACACTTCCTTTTTGTTTCTTATAAGTCTTTAATTACCCATAATATATAGACTTATTACGAAACAAGGAATTTCAATGTTAACACTGATTAATTCGCATTCGAATTAATCAGTGTTTCCTTAGGTGCGCTTTACGAGGGCGAAAAGCTCCGCCCTCGTAACCGCCGCCCACACGGGTCTTCCGTGCGGACAGTGCGGGTCGGGGAGGGCGAGAGCTTTTTCCGCCAAATCCGAAGCGGTCGCATCGTCAAGTACATAGCCGTCTTTGACTGCCGCTTTGCACGCGGTCATTGCGGCGATCTCGGAAATGACGTCTTCCGGGGCGACTCTTTTTTCGAGGAGGGCGCGGTACAGATCGTTTTCGCTTCCTTTCCAGCGCTCCGGCACCGATCTTATCTCCCACACTCCGTTTCCTTTGTTTTTTGCCGCAATGCCCGCTTTTTTCATCTCATCCCGTATGCGTGTCAAATAAATATCGTCCGCGGCATTTTGCGTGATGATTTCATAGGGCACGAGGAGTTTTTGACTTTTTCCCTGATTTTGCATAATGACGTCGTAGAGGAGCCGTTCGTGAGCCGCGTGCTGATCGATGATATAAAGCGTATCGCCTTTTTCCGCGACCAAAAAAGTGCCGAGCGCGCTTCCGAGAAAGTGAAAGTCTCCGTTTAGCGTTTTGATTTTTTCGGCTGCGTTTTCGGCGTCGTACAGTTTTGTTTTATCTGCCGCCTCTCTTGCCGAATCATCTCCCGTTTCGCCGAACGAAAGCGCTTTTTTTGCAAGTTCGAGCGGTACGTCCCGCGCTTCGTGGTTTATCGAATAGCGCGCTTTATATGCATCGGTTTTATATTCGCGGGCATAGGGATTTGTAAAGTCGCCTGCACCCCGGTGCATGACGATGCGTGAAAAATCTTTCGCATGCCGGATCGAGTCTTTATTTTTCCCGTACGATATGCTTTTTCCTCCGGCCGCATCGAAAGCGTCCTTTCTGCCGGCGCTCGTATGCACACCGAGTTCATCGTTTTTTCGAAGCGCGTATAAATTTCCGCTTCCTTTGCCGCCCGTACTTTCGGCGGACGCGTTTTCCGCATCGAAATCGAAAGATTGAAAATTGTTAATTGTATCGTCGCGGTCGTTTTTCATTTCGCGCAGAGTGTATTGATGAAAAAAGTTCCGCAAAGCTCCGCTTACGCCGTGGTGCAGGCTTGCGATGTCGCGGAAGCGCGCTTCTTTTTTTGCCGGGTGAATATTGAAGTCGACGAGATCGCTTTTCATCGTGACGAAGAGGGCTGCAGCGGGATAGGTACCGTTCGGAAAATAACCTTGACCGCCGTACTCGATCGCCTGTACGAGCGAATACTCGGTAATCCTTCTGCCGTTTACGA
This Treponema socranskii subsp. buccale DNA region includes the following protein-coding sequences:
- the mutL gene encoding DNA mismatch repair endonuclease MutL, whose protein sequence is MSDAKPVHKLSAEVARKIAAGEVIDRPNAVLRELMDNAVDSGADSIAVEIDSGGIEKVRVVDNGSGMTKSDLQNCARPHATSKIETETDLLHLSTLGFRGEALSSIAAVCRLSIISGGWKMRASVTEDHIIERSASTAGTIVQAEGLFENFPARRRFLKRPAAEALMCKNTFIEKTLARPDIAFTFTADGERRITLEAGTSLKKRFVEAALPSENASLFYEISGSSGGKDPDWSFTCVIGEPGVSRANKKDIYIFVNGRRITEYSLVQAIEYGGQGYFPNGTYPAAALFVTMKSDLVDFNIHPAKKEARFRDIASLHHGVSGALRNFFHQYTLREMKNDRDDTINNFQSFDFDAENASAESTGGKGSGNLYALRKNDELGVHTSAGRKDAFDAAGGKSISYGKNKDSIRHAKDFSRIVMHRGAGDFTNPYAREYKTDAYKARYSINHEARDVPLELAKKALSFGETGDDSAREAADKTKLYDAENAAEKIKTLNGDFHFLGSALGTFLVAEKGDTLYIIDQHAAHERLLYDVIMQNQGKSQKLLVPYEIITQNAADDIYLTRIRDEMKKAGIAAKNKGNGVWEIRSVPERWKGSENDLYRALLEKRVAPEDVISEIAAMTACKAAVKDGYVLDDATASDLAEKALALPDPHCPHGRPVWAAVTRAELFALVKRT
- a CDS encoding tetratricopeptide repeat protein — encoded protein: MDAGDYDRALDLLEKLLKKNPGDAEAQRLLDELRTLKDSKSGDGAVQDELSRSTAEARRAQKELEELIARGSNSTSPQNAAPGSVQRAGERTSSAETSSDKIAAQQKLRDAEEAARRAREAEIAAEKAAADATARERKAEAEKAAQALAAQKQREAAARKAAEEELARKNRAIQREIDGVNGEIAQGKSDLTANKIDSALNHFGKAQKMLPISAGEPLFSGSKNSEMASALYEALQNAASDADKKRLRDAAVRYAEEAIRKTPNDAAAHYVLGMTAMDVKNYPKALDELSKAVQNDPSNALYHYNLGRVQYLSRRYSDARSSFQKSVDLDGRFAPAQYNLGLANLRIGNEAEALSSFRRARTTDPNYEKAYLEEARLLSKQGDRNGAVKAYNAVLRINDVNGNALRELGSEYYAMESYAASENCYRRALALLSPTEEDPTTYYNLSATLYAERKDAEAITYAKRAYASKSSLGNTAQANVVYNYALMLQESGKSEEAIPLYLEALRLNPDHEKSKINLGRMYLEMNPPDVDTALRLFKQAYDADNKSFEANNNLGSAYLAKKDYKNAIKFYQNALRLDPSNNTVRSNLAQTYASDGQFDNAKTTYTELIRRDGTNWDAYVELGKVCMSTGDVAGAERYLSEVQTKRPNHRRAEVTELLSALRSGGFQAK